The Brevibacillus choshinensis genome includes the window GGATTTTAGAATGGATTATGGTAGAGAAGTATGACATGGGGATGATGGGTTCCTCATGGGCCAATACGATCTCGCAATCGATCCCTGTTTTACTGATCTTTTATTTCTGGTTCGGCAAAACAAAGCTTAAGCCAAAAATGATGGATATGATGATAAATCTCAAGTCGATCGGTGAAGTGATTTGGACAGGCTTTGCATCTTTCTCGAGTCAGTTCATGATGTTTTTTGCGATTATTTTCTTCAATAACTTACTGCAAAGCTACGGGGGTGGGCTGCACGTTGCCGCTTTCACGATTCAAAATGGATACATTACAAATCTTCTCGCCTTAGCATCGCTCGGCGGGATGACAGGGCTTCAACCGATCATTAGTTACAACTATGGTGCAGGCAATTATGATCGTGTCAAACAAGCAATAAAGATAGGACTCATTTTTACGGTTTCCTTCTTTGTGGTTGTAACAGCCATAATGATCATTTTTGCAGATCCAATTGTAACATTCTTCTCTAGCGGTAATCCTGAATTGCAGCAACTGGGCATATGGACGACAGTTGTATTCAACTTTTTGTTTACGCTTAATGCAGTCAGCTTACTTATTTCCGGTTATTTCGAATCGCAGGAGAGAAACTGGATCGCAACGTTTATTAATGTTAGCAAAATGCTGTTGTTTACATTTCCGTTCATGTTTATTTTCCCTCATTATTGGGGCGTTGAAGGTATCTGGTATTCGACTCCAGCTTCGGAAATTCCAGGTATTCTCATTGCCATTTACTTTATTAGAAGAGAGTTTAAGCGTTTGAAAGATACAGCACTAACGTAAGCACACAGAGCTCAGTTCATTCTTCATAACTACTAGAAAGAGAGATGATCATGATGTTTTTTGCGAAAAAACTCACAGCTGAAGAAGCACAACAATTAGCAGTTGACACGTGGGAACCATGGGTAGGCGAACCTAATAGAGGAACTTGGCATGTAGAAGAACAGGAAGTTTTCTATGTGACAGACGGTGAAGTGTACATTACGGTTGATGGAGAAAAGTATCATATTACAAAGGACTGGTTCGTATCCTTGGCGAAAGACCTTGTTTGTGAATGGGATTGTCCGAAATTTTTGAAAAAGAATTTTAAAATAAACCATGAGATCAATTTGACATCACGTGTAATTGGGAGTGGTGAATTAGGCTAAGCCGAAGTAGAGATAGGTTAGGTATGTGCCAAATGTTTCAAATATTAGTAATGTTACAAATGAAACAAATGAAACTATTGTAACGTTAGGTTACTCTTTTAGTGGAGTGGGCTTTACGAGTATAGCTATGAACTACTTACAGAAATCATGGAGCTCTCTGCCGGAAAACTCACTGCGGCAGGGAGTTTTTCTTTGACAATGCTCTTTCTTTTTATCGTACAATAGATAAAATGACCGAATATTCACAAATATATGCGATGGGGGAATTGCATGCTTGACAATTTAATTTTCTTCCAATCAGAGAACGACTATCGCAGCTTGAGAGAAAAGGTCATGTCTGACTGGCAAAACTTCCAAACAAGTGGCAATATGCCCAAATTGCAGCGTTCGGTTATTTCGAATTCATGGGAACGGTGCAAACGGTACGACGTAAATCCACTGCAGAAGTCCGTACCACTTCCCAAGTCAGAGATTGAATGGAAGGACCGTTGGCTGGAGGAACAAGATTGGACAGACATCACAGCGGCATACGTTGAAGAATTTTGCCGTTTTTTTAATGAACCACTCGCATTGGGTCTGGCGGATTGCGACGGTATTGTCATCCATAACTTTTCACAAGGATTCAACCGGTCTCAGTTGGAGAAAAAAGGTTATCTGGTTGGAACGTCGTGGAGTGAAGAGATGATCGGCACTAATTCAGTCGGTACGGCTTTGATCGAAAAGAAGCCCATTCAAATTCTCGCAGAGGAGCATTATTGCCAAGCTTTGCACAACTTGCTCTGTTCGGCAGTTCCTATTCTTGACCCGATGACCAATCATGTCATCGGCGTGCTTAGTTTTCCGAGGGACAAGGACAAGATCGGATTAAACGAAATGTTTGGATTGATCGATCAGGTCAAGAAGATGGAAAGAGCGATTGGACAGCGAACGGCGGAGTATAATATGCGAGCATTGCATGCGATCCTTAATGCCTCAGAGGAGCCGTTTGTGATCTATGATCGGAACGGGATGGTAACATTTGCGACCGAATATGCCCAAGCATGTTTGGCCATCAGAAAGTGCCAATCCATTTCCATCATGCTTGGGAGAGATCTCATTGCTCTTGGTCAGCAACCGATTATCACCCAACAATTGCCTCAAGAAATGGTGTATCGTTCAACTGATGGAAACGAGTGGAAGGTCAGTTTTCTTCCCTATAAAACGTCAGCAACGCAATATGGGGGAATCGCTACATTTCGGAAAGTAGCGCCCAGAAGCAACCCTAAAAAGCAGAGTGTACATGGAACGCGGTATCGCTTCGATCAAATTATTACTGGCGATCCTGCTATGGATAAAACGATCTCGTTAGCGAAAAAAGCTGCTTTTTCCGAAAAGTCAGTAATCATCACTGGAGAAACGGGAACGGGAAAAGAAATGATTGCTCAATCGATCCATGCGCATGGAGATCGAAAAAATGAACCGTTTGTTGCGATAAATTGCGGGGCTATTCCGAAAGAGTTGTTGGCAAGTGAATTGTTTGGCTATGAGGGTGGATCGTTTACAGGAGCCAAGTCCCAAGGGAAAAAAGGAAAGTTCCTTCTCGCTGAAAAAGGGACAATATTTCTTGACGAAATCGGGGAAATGCCCTTAGATGCCCAATTGTACTTGCTTCGCGTTTTGGAAGAAAGAATGGTTTTTCCCATTGGTGCCCACCATCCTCTACCGATCAATGTTCGTGTGATTGCAGCTACGAATAAGGACTTGCGGAAAGAAGTCAGCAAAGGAAACTTTCGTGAAGACCTTTACTACCGGTTGCAAATCATAACCTTGGATGTCCCAGCTTTACGCAGTCGAAAAATCGATCTGCCGCTTCTGGTCCACCACTTTTTGAGCGGAAATTCCATGACTAGCTCCATTCCCGCCATCTCAAAAGAAGGGTGGGACGCTTTGCAATCCTATTCATGGCCGGGCAACATTCGCCAATTGAAGAATGTGATTGAGCAGGCCGTATTCCAATGTGCGGATGGGATCATTCAACCGGAAGACTTTCCAGAAGAAATTCATCGACAGAAAGAAAGTGAAACGGCGAAGCTTGAAACGGTTGAAACCGCACAATGGACCTATGTGACGAACCGGAAATGCAGCAAAGAGGTTCTTCTAGATGTTCTTACTCAGACAAATGGCAACGTTGCCAAAGCTGCTACCATTTTAAACGTATCGCGGGTAACGATCTATAGGAAAATGAAACAGTACAAAATCAGTATTTAATAGAGACTCCTTCAGTTTTAATAGAAGCACCGAATGAATTGGCATCATACCGTGTAGTGACAAGATGAAGAGAAAGTGGACCATGAATGGTCCGCTTTTTTCTTTTTATACACGTGATCTTTCGTAATAGTCAGCGCTATTCTCTTGGCATGGAGATTGCATCTATTTTCATTAGAAATGAAACTATTATACATGAGTCTATGGAAGGATTCCGCGGTCTACTTTTACACAACTGCTTACTTTTGGGAGGGTCTACATGTACGTAAAGAAGAGTTCACTGAATGTTCAGGTCATAGTCATTTTTATTCTTTTGCTGGTTCTGCCCATATCGGGCATTGGCTACTACCTCTTTCTTACGGTCGATCAGGACTTAGCCGAGTTTGGAAGTGAGCAGATAATGAATACGAGCCACTCCGTTTCACGGCTGATGGATAACGAGGGAAAAGACCTCTTGGCTACCGTTGAGATGAACGCACGTTGGAATGACTTTCGTATCGCAGTAAAAGAAAGAAATGTTCCCTGGATTGAAGGAAACATCAACATCGCAAAAGGGAGCGCATCAAATATTACATTTGTTTATACCTGTGACACAGAAGGCAATATTCTTTCAAAAACCGATGAGATCGCAGGTTTTACTGATAAAGTACCGGCAATTGTTCGCGGTCGAATGAATCAGGAGTCCAAATTTTTCGGGATCGTTCCTGTACACAATGGTGCTGCTTTAATTGCTGCATCCCCAATCTCGGATGAAGCGGGAACAGCGGCACCCACAGGTTGGCTGATTTATGGCCGAAACGTGGACCGCCATATGCTTTATGAAATGAAAGGTACGTTGCAATCAGATATTTCTCTATTGACAGTATCCCATTCATTGTTAACGACAGATTCTACAGTCACACAGGAGCAGCTAGTTCCTTTTCTATCGGAGTCTATATCTGTGAAGGACTACCAGCGGTTGAAATTTTCCGAACTTGATGGAATGGCAAGCGTAGAAATGTATTCCCCGATACGAGATATTTCAGGGGAAATCGTTGCAATCCAGTTAGTCACTCAATCATTAGCAGCCACAACCAAGGTTAAAGAAGAGATAAAAAAAGCAGCCATTATTTCGGGTTCTATTATTCTGGTCTCCCTATTCCTTTTGATGATCATCATACATAAACGCATCATTTTCCCCATTATCCATTTGGCTGGAATCATCAATCATGTTGCCCATGGGGAATTTAGAGCTCAAGTAGACCCACGTCTGGCGAAGCGCAAGGATGAACTTGGAATATTGTACGCGACATTAGCTGTAATGGTAAAGAATATGAGAAATCTGATGCAGAAGATTAATGAAACCGCAAAAGATAATGCCAATCATCTGGTATCGTCCGCAGAGCAGCTCGCTTCAACAGCCGAGCAAACCACAATTTCAAACCAACACATTGTTCTTGCGATACAAGGAATTGCAAGCGGGGCAAAAAAAGTGATCGGCGAGGCTAGTCATTCAAAAGCTTTGATGGATGAAATGAATGAAGGTATAGAGCGAATCACCCAATCATTCTCACTAGTCTTAGAATCAACCTACACCACGACCCAGGAAGCCACGAAAGGCAAAACGATAGTGAGTGACGCTGTTGCACAGATGCAGGCGGTTCATCAGTCTTTCCGGAATCTGGATAAGGTTGTCCGTAGTGTGGGTGAGAACTCTATGGAGATTGAGAAGATTATCCGGTTCATAACGGAGATTGCCTCTCAAACGAATTTGTTGGCATTGAATGCAGCGATTGAAGCGGCAAGGGCAGGAGAACATGGAAGAGGATTCGCAGTTGTGGCAGATCAGATCAGAAAGCTCGCGGAACAAACGGCGGCTTCATCCAATCAAATCAAGCAAATTGTGGAGTCCATGCAGCATCACTCTCAGTCATCTACAAGGGCTGTGTGCGGAGTCAATGAGGATATCACCCAAGGCTTAACCGCTTTTCAAGCTGCGGGCGAGATTTTTCAACGAATTGTGGCATCGGTTCAATTGGTGCATGACCAGAGTAGAGATGTACATGAAACCTCAAAAGCGCTTTCGGTCGCCTCGAAAAAAGTGACGTTTGCCATCGGAAATACCTCCTTTTTCGCCAATGATTCCGTAGAAAACGCTATGAAAGTTGCCTTATCGGCTGAGGAGCAACTGGAGGCATTTAAGGAAGTCAGCGCGTCATCTGAAAGGTTGCAGCTTTCAGCTAACCAGTTACAGCAGGTGTTACAGAATGTGCAAGTATAGGGGGAGTTCCTTGAAACATTCAACCTTGGCATAAATATTGCTTAACAAAAGAGTAAAACCCAATTCAATGTAAAGGATTGATATAGGATGCTGTCTGTCAAAACAGCGATGATTATTGGTGGGGGAATTGGTGGTCTTGTTACAGCATTACAGCTTCATCAGGTCGGGATATCCGTACAAATTTTTGAAAGTGTAGAAGAGATCCGTGAGCTTGGAG containing:
- a CDS encoding MATE family efflux transporter codes for the protein MEVANNHPPSKTEQVEAQQKPTYDSELGTKSIPLLYLRFALAGIMANAILGVVAVVDGYFVSGFQELEVEGIGIGFTVMVITRMLGVLFGVGAGAVISLRLGKGKSEEARSIMGQTLWFTLFISIFLALLGLVFENQLMTLFGASEESLPYAVQYSRLLWISLPVTILAVVLSILTNIDEKPVLSMNSWLVAAAVAGILEWIMVEKYDMGMMGSSWANTISQSIPVLLIFYFWFGKTKLKPKMMDMMINLKSIGEVIWTGFASFSSQFMMFFAIIFFNNLLQSYGGGLHVAAFTIQNGYITNLLALASLGGMTGLQPIISYNYGAGNYDRVKQAIKIGLIFTVSFFVVVTAIMIIFADPIVTFFSSGNPELQQLGIWTTVVFNFLFTLNAVSLLISGYFESQERNWIATFINVSKMLLFTFPFMFIFPHYWGVEGIWYSTPASEIPGILIAIYFIRREFKRLKDTALT
- a CDS encoding cupin domain-containing protein — encoded protein: MFFAKKLTAEEAQQLAVDTWEPWVGEPNRGTWHVEEQEVFYVTDGEVYITVDGEKYHITKDWFVSLAKDLVCEWDCPKFLKKNFKINHEINLTSRVIGSGELG
- a CDS encoding methyl-accepting chemotaxis protein produces the protein MYVKKSSLNVQVIVIFILLLVLPISGIGYYLFLTVDQDLAEFGSEQIMNTSHSVSRLMDNEGKDLLATVEMNARWNDFRIAVKERNVPWIEGNINIAKGSASNITFVYTCDTEGNILSKTDEIAGFTDKVPAIVRGRMNQESKFFGIVPVHNGAALIAASPISDEAGTAAPTGWLIYGRNVDRHMLYEMKGTLQSDISLLTVSHSLLTTDSTVTQEQLVPFLSESISVKDYQRLKFSELDGMASVEMYSPIRDISGEIVAIQLVTQSLAATTKVKEEIKKAAIISGSIILVSLFLLMIIIHKRIIFPIIHLAGIINHVAHGEFRAQVDPRLAKRKDELGILYATLAVMVKNMRNLMQKINETAKDNANHLVSSAEQLASTAEQTTISNQHIVLAIQGIASGAKKVIGEASHSKALMDEMNEGIERITQSFSLVLESTYTTTQEATKGKTIVSDAVAQMQAVHQSFRNLDKVVRSVGENSMEIEKIIRFITEIASQTNLLALNAAIEAARAGEHGRGFAVVADQIRKLAEQTAASSNQIKQIVESMQHHSQSSTRAVCGVNEDITQGLTAFQAAGEIFQRIVASVQLVHDQSRDVHETSKALSVASKKVTFAIGNTSFFANDSVENAMKVALSAEEQLEAFKEVSASSERLQLSANQLQQVLQNVQV